Part of the Pieris brassicae chromosome 11, ilPieBrab1.1, whole genome shotgun sequence genome, AAAAACCCGTATTTCCTAGTTAAGACTGCGGCCCGACGTAGACGGGAGAAGACGGACACAGGATGCGAGTTCAGTGGCCCACTAATGTCTGTTATAGTGTAACGCAAAATGCATGTACCGCACGAGCGGTAACATCGTGTGGTTTTGTAGACAAACCAAACAATTGATTTCTAGGAGGCAGTTTGTCAAGTACGCAAGTATTGTATTACCTTATTAATTTGTCACTGTCACACCACTGTGTGTATGTAGTAAATAATTCGACATAGCGATACAGGCATTTGTTTATGTAGGTTGCTTTGCTGTTTATTGGCTGTTACATAATGgaaatgaatttataatgaGGACCTTTCACGAAATGTTTGGGATTCTCGGATTTGAGTTTAATCCCACGAAGACAATTAATAAGTCGGTGCAGCTGATTGCATAATTCAAGTGGGGCTGTGGGCCCTCTGAGTTTATCTGAGAGAGAGCAGTGGCCGACATCATGTGCAATTAGGGTCATTATAGGCGTTGTGTCGCGTACGAACGAGTCACACACTTGGACTTAGCTCGCGCCTGAGAAACTCGGCCAaagaaatttgaaatatttgtttattgtatctATGTATTTAGTCGGAGGCGGCTCTGACTTTTTCAAGTAGCAATTAATACACTCCACCCCGTCGCCTTGCAAATTATAGCTTCCCTTCCATAAGTGTTGAGGAAAAAGGCAAAGCACGCGCAGACGAACGATTAGCTGCGCTGGCGCCGCTGATGTATTAGCTCGCCACGCGGATGTTTTGcgctaatattaatttcaacagCGATTCGCGATATTTAACCACAAGTTTCTAATGTATACGTGTTTCTCACATAATTTTTCCAAATTGCCCAAGCGGTGCTCAAAATGCCTAAAACATCCAGATACAACTTTTGTACACGAGTACGTCGAACAATTAATCAAtgaattacttatttataatttattacatatacattagCATTGCTCAACATTGACCAAACGTGTTATTGAAATATGGGGTTGCATTAGTGTGTAATCCTTACTTTCACACACGGTCCCACTGGCGCCAATGTCTTAGAGCCTacgattatttttagattagaAATGGCTCAACAGCTTTACGTAATTGAACGAGTCGCATGCGCGGCTAGATCCAGAGTACTCGCTTCTAAATATAGGCACAGAGGTGGCATGCAATTATGCCTTATTATCGCATGTTTCAGTGGAAGGCCCCGTCCTGTCAGTTATTAGCCGGTGCGGGTTCTTTAGAGAGTGTCCAGATGCGACGAAACTTAAACGAGTCCTAGCCTAAGCACCCAAATTCTATTTGATACAGGCTCAAGCGTGCAAGCGATGACACTTTCAATTATCACTGCATAACTCTCTCTAGTTGTATTTCTTATCTGCAATCTCCAAAGATGGGCGCGTCATTGAAAGCATTTTCGCCGTCTAATGTCACATTGTGTCAGCGGCTTATCCTAATTACACGTTTAAAACGAATGCTGACCGACGTTGCATTGCCAATTATAATTGATGTATAAAAAGCGGCGCTGACGCACGCGGTGACGGCGGTCGCTCGGATCCTGGTACGGCCTGACCATCGAAGTGCTTTCAGTGTATCGGTGGCGTAAGTTTCCGTTGGCCTAGATTCGATTATTAGAAACGTCGGCGaatagtgaaaataatattttttgttcgcTGCCAATTTATCGGTAATGAAGCGAACGCATACGCGATATACGAATGCGGCGTAAGTGAGAGTTTGGCAAAATCGAAACTGGTCTATGTCCTACAGTAAAGCGAGCATTCGCGCGTAAGTAATTGTTACCACTCGGATATGACTGACACGTCCGGTACGACTTGTCGAGTCCCAGTACTGTGCCCGATCGATCCGTACAAGTCGCAATTGTATGCGAGCCTGAGCAACGTTCAAACCTGCGATTACAAGTAAAAATTTGCATTTAGACACGATTCGCGATTTGTTAGGCCTGCTCCACTCATAAAATAGCTTAAGGTAAGAGTACTGTGACGAGAGCCAACGTCACTCGTGACATCGTAATCTACCTTTGGGTCGGTTCCATGGCGTCGCGGGCGCAGCGCTAGGTCGTTCAACGACCTGCCTCGGCTCCGCGGTAAACCTTCATTATCCGAACGATGTTTTGCTACTTCGTGACATTCCTTTGTAATCATTTTGAAATGTAGGTTAAGGCTCTCGTAATGGCTTTACgttcttgtttatttaaaatttgcttttattataaatatgccTTTCCTGATTGCCTCTCGACATGATTTTGGCAATTAAGCCACTTTGttgcaaaaataaacaaaaaatgctAATTCACGTATATGATATAATGATGTTTTACGTAGCTTCCTTAATGAGAACTAGATGGCTGGATGCTTTAGTCGATGACTCATCGAGCCAGGAATAGAAGATAAGCTGCAATTATAGTAATGCCTCTTTCTCTAGTTAAAAAGCGATTATTGCAAAGCTGAAATATGAAATTTCCTCGAATGATCTGTGCTCGACgacttgtttatttaaacacaaaaaacaaGCGTACATGAGGTAAATAATCGTCGGCCACTTTATACTCGGAGATTAAAAGCTCAAGTTGTATTGGTGCGAGTGTTTTATGTAACTGCGTACGCGTCGATCGGGTGCAACAAACTATTCATTAGCGGTTTATTCTTAGCGCAGATAGCTTCGATGTGTGCTATAATTGTCTATTTTCTCTATCACCTAGAGGCTCCGCGAGAGACTTAGCGTTTACGGGCGCTTACTTTTTAGTCGTTTTGAAGTTCTGGAGAATGCGAATCGCAGGACAGCGGGCGCCGACGAGTCGCGCCGCAACTTTCTACGTTCGCGTCTAGAACGCTCTTAAACCGTAATCTGCAGATTGACGTACCACGAGAACGTTGAGACAAGCAAATTGACTTGCACATTACCCCTTCATAATGTCATGTTTTCATGTGTTCCGCCGCTCGAGCGCTGCAGCATCGCAGCGGTCCATATGTATACCATTGTAGGCATATTACCTGCGTTACGCGATTACGTAATTTAAAACGACGACCCACAGtctataaatacatttgacTTTATCACATTgctattcaatttatttgttgGAATGTCTAGTATTTATCAGTTATCTATAGCTAACGCAGTAGTTCCTCCCGACGCTTAACCTAGTTTCGCTGCAGGTTCTGTTTTGTTAAAAGGGGTGCTAGGTGTGCTGTTATGGGGTTAACGCTCTCTGCAGCCTTTGTTCCGATATCGACATTTCCCCTTGCTCTGCCGTGCCAAACGCCACGTTCGCCCCTCGTGACCAACAGCGCTATAGCGGCTCTATCATAGGCATAGAGTACTCGTATgagttgtataatatatagtagaGTCCAAAGTTTACCGTTTGCAAACGTACATGTCTATAGTTTGAAACCTTATCGCGTTTACATGAACAAGTCGAACTTTAAGATAATTTCGTGTTAAAAATTGCGAACTACTATCAATATATCGTTTATCTTATCCGTACTCAgttttgaaattgaaatgaCGTTTAATTTGGTGAAAAAGTGATGTTGGCGAAGGCGCCGCGTCCTGGCGCCAACGTCTCGACGCTGACCGTTTCCACGAAATGACCGTGCCAGCGCTGATTGACATAAATGTGCACCGACCCCTCGAAGGCTCACTTCGCCCAGGCGACGATTCTATCAGGCGCTAATTGTATTTTGTCGTCTCCAGGTGTCGAAGGCGTGGTGCGTCATTTCCAAATTATTTCTCAATAACTTGCTCTTGAATATACCActctttgataaataaaaactttagtcACCGAAGGCTAACATTGACGTGCTTCATTCAAAGAattgtcaaatttaatttgctCTCCTTATTCTGAGAATAGATTTACTGTGTATTTTCCGGTGGAGTTAAGCGACGAAATGCAcccatttttgttttatgatattaaatcTTTTCATTTTTCCCACCACAAACTGATATAATTCCTACACTAGGTAATATTTACGTATCCAAGTTACACAGATAACTAAACTAAGAGTAACATGCATCCCCCCTTATACGcccaaaaatgttttttttaatgatataaacgCACGGTGCATTGGTGTGTTTTAACTTGAACATACATCGACAATCAAGGCcgattaataaagtttataaaacatttaacccACTTTAAAAATACGTCAAGAATTATTTTCTGACAATTCTTGTTTCGCGCAGGTAGAATTAACTGTGtggacaattattattattatttaacatatatatatataaatcacgaAACGTAATATTACTGTGTAGTGTCATAGTTTGCGCAATAACGAATATAATGATTgcagtaattataaattgaaacgAAATAATTTTCCATCAACCAAGAATATTTTGAGATTTTATCGCATGTTTGTGAGATGATTGAAAAATTCTATTCTCTCATTAATTCAAGGTTGGTCTTATACTATATCTTTTGTCGAAATCGCTGTTTTAGTGAAACCTATCTGAGCAAGAAACTAGGgaacagaaaatatatatacttccACTACTccatttgtatgaaattaagGAACATTGTTTGTTTCCAATATTGCATCTATATCCCTATAAATCAATTCGTATCTTTATTAgatcaaataaatacattttaacgtGAAATATGAGGATGTAAATTTTCCTGCCTCCGGGCCACCCCAAAGTTCCGCTAAACAGAAAGTTGTTCTTCGAAGCCGCACCGAGCTCGTTATCACATATCGGAGGTCATAGTGACGTCGTCGGCGTGTCTTATGCTCTGTGTCATGTCGTTGTGATACAAACTTCTAATATCAAGAAGTGGCTCCCTATTTGGTCTAAGCCAAGCTAAAACCGTAGCCTAATAAGCTGATTAATTGAAAACAGCCCATCTCGTCGTCAGTACTTCCTATTCTAATCGGGCCAACTAGAGATCAATTAGATAAAAGTGCAAAAATGTCATAGTCATGTAACTAATGGCATATGTTATAGAAGACTAAAGAGACAAAACTTGTATTCGTTCAACGTGTAATTAGATAATCGCTTAATGCTACATTCAGTTATATTCGGCACACTACCGTCAGCCCGTGTCTTAGCTCGGTTCGCCAGTTAATTAGGCGTTGTTAGGATAATGAGTATCCGATTGGTCTGTGGCCGTTGCGAGCTGCGCATCCCAAGTTGCCCCGGCGCCGGTCGTAACTGTTGAATGGCATTCGTGCATAAAGTTGCTTTAACTAGTTTCAACGCAACATTcgttttattctttttttaacagAAAATGTGCGTCCGTAtcttatacttattttaattaagagatTTACCTTTAAGGTACAAAAAACtatcgtaaatataaattgagaTAAGTGTTAAATAGTGTGGATGAGTTTGTGGAATTCCGCCTCCGCTTCGACAACGACATGATGGACTGCCCTGACACCGATAAGGCCAACACAAAGAGACCTAACTGTTTCTGACAGGATGACCTGGCTGCACATGGGATGTCTTATTACCCACTTTCAGGCTTCGCAATCAATCTCGGCCAGCCGAAGGCGTCGCTCGTCCATATGGCTATTTTAGAAGTGTAACTTGAATTAGCATGGGAAATGTATGGAATACACAATTGTATTAATCGGTAGCCTGCAATAAACGACGTCCGCGGTTGACGATCGGTTTACTAATTTGGCTTCGGCTGTTACGTCTGTAATGCAGATCATGAATTGCTGTACTTGCATATTTTAtgcaaattaagaaaatttgtgCATAACGTAACATGGCAACACTCGCGATATACTTTTTAGCAGGCTGTAATTCCTATATAAGATTATTTCTACGAATTCTATTTATTAGTCTAATTGATAAGTTAACATCTAACGCGTTTCAGAAGCTCTGCTGGTGGGTTTTACTATTTCAAAGGGCTCGACTTGTTAACGATACCGTTACATAATTCGGCCGAGAAGTGCATCAAATAGTAGCTGATATGCGGTGAGAGAGATGGTGGCGCGTGGTAGCGGGGCGGTGCGGTCTCCGCTCTGCGCCCACGACTCTCACCGCCTTATCTCTCGCGACCTCTCGTCGTGTCCGGACGCGCACGACAGCCGTGCTCAGCTCGCTTTAACTCGCGCGTAACGCGCTATGACGCCCTTTACGATACTAACTTGTTTAGTTGATTATTTTAACTTGATTTTCATTAAAAGTGTGGGATGTAGCCCGGAACTACAGAAGTGACTCGATTTTCGATTAATATTGTGTTAACTGTAACCTAAAAAGTAATACTTTGTTCCGTTCGTTAAATTAAACTCGACGATGGTGTCCGAAGGGGCTTTGCCCGTGGTTTGGTGTATGCGTGATAATCAATTAGTACCACATCAGGTATCGGGTGTTAAACTACAAGGTGTCGTGACTGGGGCTCACATAGCGGCCGTAACAGACTTTTTACGTATGGTAGCCGGCACCCCGATAGTTTTGCCACATACCACGTTTccagaaaatattgaaaatgacCTTAATGcagaaaaagaaaacacttcaagacaaaggaaaatatcaatGCAAGTGGAAGTTCCTTGTGTTTTCCTGTCCGAAAGTGCGTTACAAAAGGCCAAGAGTCGACATAATTCCTTAGAAGATAAGGTAACGTTAAAGAACTCCAGTACAAACTACACAGATTCGCAAAATACTAGAGATAGTGTAATGACGCTTTTTAATGCAACTAACAATGATACGATGGACGAGGTCTCGTCCACTGGTCCTAGTATTTCACACTGTACAGAAAATATCACTCAAAGAATAACTAGAATAATAGActtagataatttaaataacgaaCAAATTAATAACGATCCAGAAAAAGAATGCTCGCAAAAAATAACGAGGATAATCGAGTTTGAAGATAGTCATTCGCCTGTATCCATCAATAAAGAAAACGAAGTGCTTCAGAAAATTACCAGGATAATAGAATTTAGtgatagtaatttattttccaataatCATAGCGAGGATGGCCTTATCGACCATAAAGTCTTCAAGTCGAAATCTATCGATTCTATTCTCCCTTGTATGgctaaaataatagaaatagaaaACGAAAAATCTAATGAAAGACGAATTTCTCTAACGAGTGAGCGAGAGATTAGATGTGGTCTCGATCATTGCAGCGAAGATACTGTAGCAAAATTCAGACCACTGCAAAGAAATAGATTTAGCGTCGATTCCTCTTGCTCCGAAAACTCTTACGCGAATATTGAAACCATTAAGAGTTTACAGGATGATAGAAAGGGGGATGTGTTAGAAGTTCAGAGCAAACCCGTTATTAAATCGCGGTTTAGGAGGAAAAAAACATCTGTTTGCTCCATTGGTTCGTCGGATTGTGACGAAGAAATAgacgtaatttttaaatctaagcCAAAATCTAGTCAGTGGGTTAGTCTCGATTGGATCCCTCCACATAAAGAAGAGCCCGCAGTGAATACGCAGGTCTGTGATAAGGATGATTTTATTTCGAAGTGGATTGCCGAACAAAACTCTCAAAGTTCAGGCATTTTGGCGGATGAACGGCGAAGAAGCCTTCCGCCGAAATCGaacgaaatatatttacaaacgatGAGAAGGTTCAGCGATGGATTACAAATGTGCAAAGAAGATGCAGCCAGCGACTCACCCGCCACCGTCAAATGGAGATGGCACGATTTAGTAAAACGGCATTTGCAGCTTCTGAAGAATGATAAAGGATTTAGAAGACAGCGAGGTAGTTGGATGCGCACCGCCCGAAGGTTGTCACACtcaaacataaacaataatagcTTGGACACTTTGCCATTGGATACTTATATGAAGCTGAACTCTATGCCGTAAGTGGTTTCATTCATTGTATTTTAGTTTAGCCAAAATTAGTTCAACGAGTAACATTGAAATGTGCATCTCAGTACGACGCCAGTCGATCTACTTTACTAAACGTATATTTGTATAACGCTGTACGAAACTGGTTATCATGTCAATAACGCAGACGCTACACGCCCAGCTTTTCTGCTAATCAATTCCGATCTCCTCGTCCGACAAATAAAGTATCTTTACAGAACATGCATTGACATCCAAATGCGTATTCTCGTGAGTCTTAATTATAGTATGAAGCGCGTTTTGTTTGAATAACTGTCATCCATAGCCAGAAATACTTGTTTCATCGCTTAGAAGTCAGGCTTTGAACGCGAGCTTATCGAGGAGTGTGTTACGAGAGCAAGTGTCGAACACGCACTTCCGCAAGGCCGTCTGATTAGAATGCAGGGAGCACGCGTCCAAGGCTATGTCTGTTCGGTCGCTGCACCGGCCGACGTCTTCCTCTCGGCACTTTGGCGATTGGAAGTCAACTCAGGAAATGAACCGTCAAGGTGACACTCACGAAATCTTTATTTGACCCATCGGAAGCGATTGTGATTTAGTTTTGTTTCCTTATTTCCTGCccaaaataattcaatagcTTCTGATATCTTCCGACTCTGTTTATAAAAGGGTCATAATCATATTGAGACTACGTATACGGATGTTTCGGTGTTAGATTCCCATATTAACCTTGAGGGTTGTCTGCTCATTGCTCTAAAGTttcactattatttatataataataatatagcctttatatttcaaaactctgtgatctttaatatattttctcggAGTTTTTCCACTGTTATTTAGCCTTTGCGACTCTTCTCCAGTTGTAGCCTGCTGTTAATTTGAATTCGTTGCACTATTATTTACCCATTCAATATGCTGCTCGTTGAGTCTAAATTAAGCATATAGCAGCTTATATAGAAAGTACCCGGTGTACAGACTCTTATTTACACCACACCTATATAAGAACAACGATTATGgaaggatttttatttatatataatcacaatatttacatatacattgTCGAACGTTAACGGACCATTTAAGAAAAGACAGAGGTAGAAACTCTTTGGTTCGGATCCACCAtgcacaaaataatatttaaaacactgcattattgttttattggcAGCAGTAATGAGCTATATTAAGTGTCATTAATTTGacgtattttgaatttatgcATTAgcagataattaaaaaaatgtcttatcGAATCGTCTGATTATAGCTTAATAATCAGTGTTACTATTTCCTTCGAGTCAAATCCacgtaattatttatcaaaaaaaaaaagattattgtGACCAAGTCAGTGTTTGAAAAGATTTGAAATCGTGACGTCCACTGTTCTACTATGACACCTATTGCTGTGTTATTTCGCAATGCCATGACGCCGTCTATAGTGATTTGTGATACACATCATGGATGCTTGGGTATTCGAAGCTGAAACGAGACGCGCACTGAATAAGAAGTAAACACGCTCTTACATCTGCcatacaaaaaactaaattaataatgatattgtAACTGAAACCGAGCTCTTTTCACTTTCACTTAATCGAGTtaggtattatttaatattcaagtaTAACGCAAATTGACAATGTCGGCTTTTTTGTGTCGACAAGTTGCTTTCTAGTCAAGTCAAGTTTCAAATTCACGGATGCTAatcattgtatatttatatctcGTGTTCGATTTTGTAGCCGAGTAGCACTTATTTTGTAAGTTAGAATGAAA contains:
- the LOC123716070 gene encoding tyrosine-protein kinase abl-1 isoform X1 is translated as MVSEGALPVVWCMRDNQLVPHQVSGVKLQGVVTGAHIAAVTDFLRMVAGTPIVLPHTTFPENIENDLNAEKENTSRQRKISMQVEVPCVFLSESALQKAKSRHNSLEDKVTLKNSSTNYTDSQNTRDSVMTLFNATNNDTMDEVSSTGPSISHCTENITQRITRIIDLDNLNNEQINNDPEKECSQKITRIIEFEDSHSPVSINKENEVLQKITRIIEFSDSNLFSNNHSEDGLIDHKVFKSKSIDSILPCMAKIIEIENEKSNERRISLTSEREIRCGLDHCSEDTVAKFRPLQRNRFSVDSSCSENSYANIETIKSLQDDRKGDVLEVQSKPVIKSRFRRKKTSVCSIGSSDCDEEIDVIFKSKPKSSQWVSLDWIPPHKEEPAVNTQVCDKDDFISKWIAEQNSQSSGILADERRRSLPPKSNEIYLQTMRRFSDGLQMCKEDAASDSPATVKWRWHDLVKRHLQLLKNDKGFRRQRGSWMRTARRLSHSNINNNSLDTLPLDTYMKLNSMPWYFRKIKRIEAEKKLLLPENEHGAFLIRDSESRHNDFSLSVRDGDTVKHYRIRQLDEGGFFIARRTTFRTLQELVEHYSKDADGLCVSLSKPCVQVEKPVTEGLSHRTRDQWEIDRSSLKFVRKLGHGQFGEVWEGLWNSTTPVAIKTLKSGTMDPKDFLAEAQIMKKLRHNKLIQLYAVCTLEEPIYIITELMKNGSLLEFLQGKGRGLKLQQLIDMAAQIAAGMAYLESQNYIHRDLAARNVLVADANIVKIADFGLARLIKEDEYEARVGARFPIKWTAPEAANYSKFSIKSDVWSFGILLTELVTYGRTPYPGMSNAEVMHQVEHGYRMPCPPNCPPALYEIMLECWHKDALKRPTFETLQWKLEDFFTMDNSEYKEASAY